The genomic DNA ATATGGCGATTTTTCTAGATTCTGCGCAACGTAGATTGAAACGTGTTCTACTTGTATTACGCAATTCTAGTCAGTATGCTTCTGTTCCTATCGATTCTTCTGTACATTTAAATTGTCAAGATTATGATGGCACACAAATTAGATCTCTGATGACCGATGACAATTTTGAcgcaacaatatatatataatacaatattactGAATGAAAAGCTTTGCTGACGTTGAAAAATGTTGTAAGTAATTTCTTAGAAAATCCATACACAAAACCATAACAGTACATACAAAATTGTTGCAAACTTTTgaagaaacataaaaaaatgggaggtaatacttgtataagtataaaactTAACTTTTGCGATTCACATGAGGATTTTTTCCTGATAATCGTGAcgattattttgaaaaacattaaaccaataaaaattaatcaaaattattaaaccataaaaattttgaaaacaaggTACCTAGGCCGATGGAATGTTACTATGATAAAGCATTACTACTGGTTAATGAAAAGATTTATTAATGATGATATttacaacatattatatatcacaTGGAGGCGTTATTTCAACAAGTAAGTAAGGGCCAAGTTCGAGTGAAACGGAACATTTTGTACTCTATCAAATCTCGGATCAaatccggggaaatacctttagGTGTTGACGGTCAAACTCTAAGATAAACAATGAAACGTAGAGGACGTCTTTATTTGTACTGGTGCTAAAAATGGTTAAACTCGGGTCATTGGTTTCCGGGAGTTGGATAATCCCCGTTTACTTAAcagaaagattttcaaaatttcggttgactttataccatatatttatttatttgagctttttgtgtcgaaaattggtgaaatcggtTACATACTTCCCCTAgccgccatatacctaatataaatattttgaaacattcGGTCATTGTGTGATTTTCTtcctaaaataaaaacatgttttcgagtatacttgagtaaAGCCAAACGTTATTGCAAAGAGTCCAGATCTTCGCCTATCTCCAAAATACTTTCATTCATtttaccttggtctaaaccgcATATCCCTAATATGCTGAATTTCCTTCCCCTGGTAATGTTTTTAAGTACCccatataaatataacatttaGCCCTTTTGGTTGACATACCacatcacatatatctcatttgtgctAATAAACTGTATAGAATTTAGTTCGAAATAACAAGATGTAGTAATTAAACTAAATGAGTCTATGCTCTATAATACGCTTTTTCtgttctaaaaaaaaatccaagcgggagttccgcaaggtagtgtattgggaccagttctttatctcttatatactagtgacctaccaacatttaacgaaaatattgttgctacatttgctgatgatactgcaattttacgacaataatattgagtcaacagaaaaattacaaaaagccatTGCAGAAGTACAACGCTGGACAATTACTTGGCGCATTAAGCTGAATGAAATCAATCGGTGCATATCGATTTCCCCAATAAACGTATACAgcacaaaccaatatttatgaaccaaaaaatagttccgtatgagaatacagcaaaatatcttgGTATGACAATTGATACTAAACTTAGGTGGAAATTACATGtcaaaaaaaacaagaagaattAATACTTAAGTACAGAAAAATGTACTGGCTATTAAGCAGATATTCTGCCTTGTCAGTATACAACAAGCTACTCTTGTATCAACAAGTCCTTAAACCGATCTAGACTTATGGTATTCAACGTCATCAAAAAGTATGCTCAATGTCATGAACAACAACTTCAACAACATATCAACATTGAGGCTCTCCAGCTCCTTAATAACGATGGCCTTACCAGAAGATTAAAGCGAGTAAAACCTTTCGaacttctgtaaaaaaaaaaaaaaaaatattattaatcattgttcaggtctcactaaaatagtgactataatacatacatacttgtgtgtataaatttacacatctgaaatgaatatcataggataagcattttgtaatCTTAAAACcatataaatttaacaaaaattttctttttttatagtatacaaattttaccctcaggctaagaaaaaaccaaaaatgttttttttcgttccaccctaatatgcatacatatatgaataatcATGTTgatgagacaagttgaaatccggatgactctGTGTCCGTCCATCTGCCTAAGCAAGCGATAACtgcagtaaaaattgagatatctctatgAATTCCTTGGCATCCAATAGACGTCgatattgcagataggcgtaatcggactactgtcgcctccacaaaacgccatcaaACACCCCATAAAGTGCCATAAATAAGCActagtgcatatggctgattttttatcgAGCCAATATGTAAggaatcttaataaaattcagaaagaatctctttctaatatgAGCGAGCCCTTTTGCCTACAATGAATGAAATCAGAGCAATACTCTACTTATCCCTATATACCTTATATACGGATATTCAAACAAACGCTAGActttaaaacttaaatatattggtcaatctctAAGGTTTCTCAATGAAATTTAGATAGCCTTTATTTCTGGTAATGATATGTCCTAATACCAAAACTGATTAAAATCGGCTCCAAATATTCTTAAGCCCCCATATAGGTATGTACCtcaaataacatataaaatCAACACAAATATCTGATTAACTAcgtaatacatttattttatttctatttaactacaatatattatatatattataactacaaaatactactttttaaaacatttacatGCTTTCGTAAGTCCCTTTGTAACTTGGTGAAACTTGACATatagaattgttgttttttacttttggatTTTTCCTTCATTCAGTACATACTGTCATATAATAACAACATAAATACATGTgcataagtttttattttgtatatttttacataagtgctccaaataaaagatttacttaaaataatgCGGGTATTATATGGAGCTTCCGATGAAAAATTCGTGCATTCGAAGGAGAATCTAATCGATAGGATACCTGTGCACTCCAAACTAGAAAACTATGAATATGGCGATATACCATTTCTTAGAATGGAGGGCCAAACTTTCAACAAAGACTCATTACCTATCGTTTTTCGAGTTTCGCCCGATACTTTGCTCAATCTAACATCGAATTTGGTAGATAAATTGCCATTACCGTCGGTGTATGAGTGGACAACTGAGGATGTCTGTAGGTGGATAAGGAAATATGGCTATCGGCATTATCAGGTctgtaatattatttaagatTGTCTTTGTGTACTATTGCTTCTGACTGTTTGGCTATTATCACTCTTACTCACTATGTGATTCACTATTTATGGCTACGCTTGCATCTCAAACTTGTGTTGTAGCTCTTAATAACTTAATTCCTATTTAAATACAACTTTTCTCGCTTTacgtgacagttcatactgaaagaacgaagcgcagaaaacaaaCATTATGCCACATTGAACGCTTTGCTTACAGTTTTTTTCTCTAATAAAAGTGGCGACGGTTGCTTGGTAAAGCGTAAAAAGATAAGagttgcccaacattttgcttggtTTCGCgtcgaaaaatttttatgtgaacGTACTACTACAAAAGCGTACATCGAACTTTTATGTCTAAACAAATGTGTGACGCAAAGCAAATCAAACGTTCTATGTGCATtggctattatattatatttatacgttTTGAAAATTGAGCTATATTTTAGATTTCATCATAATAGTTCACTAACATATTGATATGAATGAGACCGCGCAATAAACTTATATTATTTTACccaaaaatatgtacaacagACAAATCTTTAAAAATAGAGAGACCAACAAGCTTCATCATGTGTTCTTTGCCTAGACGTCAACCACAGACACTTTCACATTAGCTCGCATTTGCCAATATGCTCAAAAGTTTTTGAGATCTAAGAACCACACGTGGTCTAATCTATATACTACTACACTAAATTTTTAGCTTTCATATGATAAATCCACCCTAGGAAATGTATACATTTAAGCTGCTCATATCGTGTATCTCAAAATCTTTAGACCAACCTCAGAGGAGATTCAGAGACACCCAATTAGATGTGagaataaaaaacttttacatCCATTTCAGAACACCTTTCGTGTCAACCTCATTACGGGACGTAAACTATTGCTGATTGATGCGAACGCTCTCGCATCaatgaatataaaaaacttCAACGATATCAAGCATATAGCTTACGGCATTCGACAACTATTCCACTTTGAGATGACGAAATTTATGCGCAGCATCTCTTTACCGTCACAATACTACTACGAGTTATACAAACTCTTTCGCAAAAACACCGGCCACTCTTACAATATAACTAAACGCACCGAACTATGGCGTTGCATGCAATTGCTACGTGAGAGTAAACCATATCTCTCACATTGGGAAACACTGGAACGTTGGTTAGCGCATACTCATGAATCCGTAAGACCCGAGATCATTGGCGGTACACCACACTACCGACTCTATGAATGCAAGGCGGCAAAAAGGACAACAAAGCATTTCCCACCAAGGAAAGCAGCAATTATATGCACTTGTATGCCGCCATGCTTTTGTCATCACAAGAAAGCACATTTCCAGCCGCCCACAGTATTCACATTACTTAAGTCCACACGTTCTCCAGATGTTAATTATGTTTGTCATAATAAATATTGGAGCGAGCATATGCCACCATGCACTTGTAACTGGAAATCTACGAATTTCAAATTTGAACAAATATTAACCTGCTTGCGTCGAGAATTACCCCTTCGATATGGCCCGGACTATAGACGTCAAACTCAGATACACTCGTTTATGAATGAAAGTTTCCTCAGCCGAGCGACACTAATATAAATAATGTCTTAATAAGAGCCTCGCCGAAGAAATGTTTATCACATATAGAAACTGTAATAATAGATTTTGCATCGCAAATGAACGTCGAGTAAATAAAATAGTTCTAAATACTGTATTATTCAATCAATTGAACAAGTTTTATATGAATAAATCTATCTGGGTATACCTATTGATGAAAGCGCGATAGGTAAGTAGGAGTGCAGCAACCCTGGGTTAGCGCTGGATGCTATT from Bactrocera oleae isolate idBacOlea1 chromosome 3, idBacOlea1, whole genome shotgun sequence includes the following:
- the LOC138855981 gene encoding uncharacterized protein, coding for MRVLYGASDEKFVHSKENLIDRIPVHSKLENYEYGDIPFLRMEGQTFNKDSLPIVFRVSPDTLLNLTSNLVDKLPLPSVYEWTTEDVCRWIRKYGYRHYQNTFRVNLITGRKLLLIDANALASMNIKNFNDIKHIAYGIRQLFHFEMTKFMRSISLPSQYYYELYKLFRKNTGHSYNITKRTELWRCMQLLRESKPYLSHWETLERWLAHTHESVRPEIIGGTPHYRLYECKAAKRTTKHFPPRKAAIICTCMPPCFCHHKKAHFQPPTVFTLLKSTRSPDVNYVCHNKYWSEHMPPCTCNWKSTNFKFEQILTCLRRELPLRYGPDYRRQTQIHSFMNESFLSRATLI